One Oreochromis niloticus isolate F11D_XX linkage group LG16, O_niloticus_UMD_NMBU, whole genome shotgun sequence genomic window carries:
- the dhrs12 gene encoding dehydrogenase/reductase SDR family member 12 isoform X2 — MSFYRNTVWFVKGLQEYTKSGYEAAAKHFVPADLDVNLNGRSFMVTGANSGIGKAAAQEIAKRGGTVHMVCRNKGRAEAAKDEIVESSKNENVHVHIVDMSSVRQVWEFAQSFSQNNTLHVLINNAGCMVNQRELTEEGLEKNFATNTLGTYILTTALIPALKKVEDPRVITVSSGGMLTQKLDVDDLQFEKGTFDGTMAYAQNKRQQVILTERWAAQHKEIHFSSMHPGWADTPAVQTSMPSFHARMKSKLRTEAMGADTAVWLAVSAAAAKQPSGLFFQAPPR, encoded by the exons ATGTCCTTTTACAGGAATACTGTGTGGTTTGTCAAAGGACTCCAGGAGTATACAAA GAGTGGCTATGAAGCAGCAGCAAAGCATTTTGTTCCAGCTGACCTGGATGTAAACTTGAATGGAAGGTCCTTCATGGTGACAGGTGCCAACAGCGGGATAGGGAAAGCCGCAGCGCAGGAAATCGCTAAGAGAG GGGGAACGGTTCACATGGTGTGTCGAAACAAGGGGCGAGCAGAAGCAGCCAAAGATGAAATCGTTGAAAGCAGTAAAAATGAG AATGTTCACGTCCACATTGTTGACATGTCGAGCGTGAGGCAAGTGTGGGAGTTCGCGCAGAGCTTCTCACAGAACAACACACTGCATGTGCTG ATCAACAATGCAGGCTGTATGGTCAACCAGAGAGAATTAACTGAGGAGGGTTTGGAGAAGAACTTTGCCACAAATACATTGG GTACATACATCCTCACCACTGCACTGATACCTGCACTGAAGAAGGTCGAAGACCCAAGAGTG ATTACTGTCTCCTCGGGTGGCATGCTCACACAGAAATTGGACGTGGACGACCTCCAATTTGAGAAGGGGACATTTGACGGCACCATGGCCTACGCTCAGAATAAA AGGCAGCAGGTGATCCTGACAGAAAGATGGGCTGCTCAGCACAAAGAGATCCACTTCTCCAGCATGCACCCTGGCTGGGCAGACACACCAG CGGTCCAGACCTCCATGCCTTCATTCCACGCTAGGATGAAGTCCAAGCTGAGGACGGAGGCCATGGGAGCTGACACCGCGGTGTGGCTCGCAGTGTCCGCAGCAGCCGCCAAGCAACCGAGCGGGCTCTTCTTTCAAG CTCCTCCACGATAG